A region of Argentina anserina chromosome 5, drPotAnse1.1, whole genome shotgun sequence DNA encodes the following proteins:
- the LOC126794843 gene encoding probable membrane-associated kinase regulator 2 translates to MEAFSLLKYWRGGGLVASSTTPLNAPNVTSAAATILTAVAENCDDSHDTDDDGPFFDLEFSVPDEEDEAAHEASDSTTSGDDDSDDVEVQQHGEDDESDDDDDVDGEEEGEFNFTVSSGSSNDRTDPNLSMSPSDDLFFKGKLVPIEPSSFVFNSAEPNSKAQFPGSLLKSATKLRVFMSGLKKSKSNLSNPESKTEPTNGSQQEQNDKVLEDNKQQKQGKLFTVKLKVEEVPIVSLFTRDNSSRISTKTQSQKAQISEEAASEEKRFSKEVVQKYLKMVKPLVVRVSKRYGEKTRFSGQLTSATPEEKSGAEAEVSEAAAAASNVRSLKQGNIPAGLRVVCKHLGKSRSASSAVAAAPPGTVPSQRRDDSLLQQQDGIQSAILHCKRSFNASRDSDCTPLPRSVSDSCKEKASGQPSDQNREV, encoded by the exons ATGGAAGCTTTCAGCCTTCTCAAGTACTGGCGAGGTGGCGGCCTGGTTGCTTCTTCTACTACTCCTCTTAACGCCCCCAATGTCACCTCCGCCGCGGCCACCATCCTGACCGCCGTGGCCGAGAACTGCGACGACAGCCACGATACGGACGACGACGGACCCTTCTTCGACTTGGAATTCTCCGTCCCTGATGAGGAAGATGAAGCCGCCCACGAAGCCTCCGACAGCACCACCAGCGGCGACGACGACAGTGATGACGTGGAAGTGCAGCAACACGGGGAAGACGACGAgtctgatgatgatgatgacgtgGACGGCGAGGAGGAAGGGGAGTTTAACTTCACCGTGTCTTCCGGGTCGAGCAATGACCGCACCGATCCGAATCTCTCCATGTCTCCATCTGATGACTTGTTCTTCAAAGGCAAGCTGGTGCCGATTGAGCCTTCTTCCTTCGTGTTCAACTCGGCCGAGCCCAACTCCAAGGCTCAGTTCCCCGGGTCGCTGCTCAAGTCCGCCACCAAGCTCCGTGTCTTCATGTCGGGTCTCAAGAAGTCCAAGTCCAACCTCAGCAACCCGGAAAGCAAAACGGAGCCGACAAACGGATCTCAACAAGAACAGAATGACAAAGTACTAGAGGACAATAAGCAACAGAAGCAGGGGAAGCTTTTCACGGTGAAGTTGAAGGTGGAGGAAGTTCCCATTGTGTCCTTGTTCACAAGAGACAACAGCTCCAGAATCTCCACCAAGACCCAGAGCCAGAAAGCTCAGATTTCCGAAGAAGCTGCTTCTGAGGAGAAGCGCTTTTCCAAGGAGGTAGTGCAGAAGTACTTGAAAATGGTGAAGCCTCTCGTGGTCCGCGTTTCGAAACGCTACGGCGAGAAGACCAGGTTCTCCGGCCAGCTCACTAGCGCGACGCCGGAGGAGAAGAGTGGGGCGGAGGCGGAGGTTTCGGAAGCTGCGGCGGCGGCGAGCAATGTGAGGAGTTTGAAGCAGGGGAATATTCCGGCGGGCCTTAGAGTGGTGTGCAAGCACTTGGGGAAAAGCCGCTCGGCTTCTTCGGCTGTAGCAGCGGCTCCTCCGGGAACTGTGCCGTCGCAAAGGAGAGATGATTCGCTGCTGCAGCAGCAGGATGGGATCCAGAGCGCCATTCTGCATTGCAAGCGCTCATTCAATGCTTCCAGAG ATTCCGATTGCACTCCGCTGCCCCGGTCAGTAAGCGATTCCTGCAAGGAGAAGGCCTCAGGACAACCGTCGGATCAAAACCGAGAGGTTTGA
- the LOC126794928 gene encoding uncharacterized protein LOC126794928 yields the protein MASPFSPSEQVKPLAPTSRYNVRSHDLEDDVSSLHIKVSQRKYVQCCGLAAAMFLILAVIAIVLGFTVFHVRGPKITMNGVKIGQLTNANGSLQTGNITLMADVSIKNPNVASFKYENTTTLVYFHGTEVGEGRSPAGVAKARRTMSMNVTVDIFPAKILAQPEFAKESAAGALTMTSFTRVHGKVKVVMVKRNIVVELNCTMTYNITSGDTQGDKCKRRVIL from the coding sequence ATGGCTAGTCCCTTCAGCCCGTCGGAGCAAGTAAAGCCCTTAGCCCCAACATCGAGATATAACGTTCGCAGCCATGATTTGGAAGACGACGTCAGTTCCCTCCACATAAAGGTCAGCCAAAGAAAATATGTCCAGTGCTGCGGCCTCGCCGCCGCCATGTTCTTGATTCTCGCCGTAATCGCCATCGTCCTCGGCTTCACTGTCTTCCACGTGAGAGGCCCTAAGATCACGATGAACGGCGTTAAGATCGGACAGCTGACGAATGCTAACGGAAGTTTACAGACAGGTAACATCACTCTTATGGCGGATGTCTCGATCAAGAACCCTAACGTGGCATCGTTCAAGTATGAAAACACGACCACTTTGGTTTACTTCCACGGGACTGAGGTCGGCGAGGGGAGGAGCCCGGCGGGGGTGGCCAAGGCAAGGAGGACGATGAGTATGAACGTGACGGTGGATATTTTCCCGGCGAAGATCCTGGCCCAGCCGGAGTTTGCCAAAGAGTCTGCGGCGGGGGCGTTGACTATGACTAGCTTCACGAGGGTTCACGGCAAGGTGAAAGTTGTTATGGTGAAGAGGAATATTGTGGTTGAGCTGAATTGTACCATGACATACAATATTACAAGCGGAGATACTCAGGGAGATAAATGCAAACGGCGAGTTATACTATAG
- the LOC126795276 gene encoding late embryogenesis abundant protein At1g64065-like, which produces MADQESQVWPIAPGKLHRRSDDDPTFKAIRRERTNKCFVYVFTGIVLFSIAILVFALLVLRVKSPEIRLRSVVVKSLKYTSSPPTFNTSLSAHMSVKNPNFGDYEFVPTTVSFLYGGSKVGSTKVAKGQAKLKKTESLSFGPVDLRSNRLPEGANTLAGDINSGMLKLAVAGKVSGKVTLWKIINRRKTGKMDCTMTLVLKSKTIKDLRCR; this is translated from the coding sequence ATGGCAGATCAAGAGAGCCAGGTCTGGCCCATAGCGCCCGGGAAGCTACACCGCAGAAGCGACGACGATCCCACCTTCAAAGCCATACGCCGAGAGAGAACCAATAAGTGCTTTGTCTATGTATTCACCGGGATCGTCCTCTTCAGCATCGCCATCTTGGTTTTCGCGCTGCTCGTTCTCCGAGTCAAGTCGCCGGAGATCAGGTTGAGATCCGTCGTCGTGAAGAGTCTCAAGTACACGTCTTCGCCGCCTACGTTTAACACATCTTTGTCTGCGCATATGTCTGTGAAGAACCCGAACTTCGGCGACTATGAGTTTGTGCCGACCACGGTGAGTTTCTTGTACGGAGGAAGCAAAGTTGGGAGCACGAAAGTAGCGAAGGGGCAAGCCAAACTGAAGAAGACGGAGAGCCTGAGTTTTGGGCCGGTTGATTTAAGGTCCAACAGGCTGCCGGAGGGGGCTAATACTTTGGCTGGTGATATAAATTCCGGGATGTTGAAGCTGGCCGTCGCCGGCAAAGTGAGTGGTAAAGTGACTTTGTGGAAAATTATAAACAGGAGGAAGACGGGCAAGATGGATTGCACCATGACGCTTGTTTTGAAGAGTAAGACGATCAAGGATTTGAGGTGCAGATAA